A stretch of the Streptosporangium sp. NBC_01755 genome encodes the following:
- a CDS encoding fatty acyl-AMP ligase has protein sequence MTFHDSVLASLLSTADEHGERPALTFLGRGESTRWTFAELALRARQVATRLTEAGACGERVLLVCPSSAEYAPVFYGCMLAGALPVPVYLPSLAHFRSAWSKIASIARDSGAAYAIAPEPLPDADAPATLPGFRGWLHFADLFLGDAADHWVLPAPGDLAFLQYTSGSTGNPKGVMVTHGGLTHNARAVAAAVGAGHETTTVSWLPLYHDMGIIGSLLSPLLWGAHVVKMSPQAFAARPFAWLRAISDHGGQLCYAPNFAYELCARKVTDAEIATLDLSGWRVAINGAEPIRRDTLRRFAERFAPAGFDAASLHVGYGMAEATLVVSTGPLSVADPGVQVGERHYVRCGTPLDDTVVQIADPDTGLAREPGEVGEVWVSGPSVAAGYWQRPDATAETFHARLPGREESFLRTGDLGVLDGDSVVIVGRHKDLIVLNGVNHYPQDVEYTVERVSPAVRGGCGAAFATEPTGDVPQAEAAVVVAEVTAATAGDLGELITEIRLAVAREHDVLLDGVFLVEPRSVPKTTSGKIRRRECSAMLAEGRFTVLAGWTSPALADADPVAAGR, from the coding sequence ATGACATTTCATGATTCGGTGCTGGCGTCGCTGCTGAGCACCGCCGACGAGCACGGTGAGCGCCCGGCGCTGACCTTCCTGGGCAGGGGCGAGAGCACCCGGTGGACCTTCGCCGAGCTGGCGCTGCGTGCCCGCCAGGTCGCCACCCGCCTCACCGAGGCCGGCGCGTGCGGCGAGCGCGTGCTGCTGGTCTGCCCCTCCTCCGCCGAGTACGCGCCCGTCTTCTACGGCTGCATGCTGGCCGGCGCCCTGCCCGTGCCCGTCTACCTGCCCTCCCTCGCGCACTTCAGATCCGCCTGGTCGAAGATCGCCTCCATCGCCCGCGACTCCGGCGCCGCCTACGCGATCGCCCCCGAGCCGCTCCCCGACGCGGACGCGCCGGCGACCCTGCCCGGCTTCCGCGGCTGGCTGCACTTCGCCGACCTGTTCCTCGGCGACGCCGCCGACCACTGGGTGCTGCCCGCCCCCGGCGACCTGGCGTTCCTGCAGTACACCTCGGGTTCCACCGGCAACCCCAAAGGCGTCATGGTCACCCACGGCGGCCTGACGCACAACGCCCGCGCGGTGGCCGCCGCCGTCGGGGCCGGCCACGAGACGACCACGGTCTCCTGGCTGCCGCTCTACCACGACATGGGGATCATCGGATCGCTGCTGTCGCCGCTGCTGTGGGGAGCGCACGTGGTGAAGATGTCGCCGCAGGCGTTCGCCGCGCGGCCGTTCGCCTGGCTGCGAGCCATCTCCGACCACGGCGGGCAACTCTGCTACGCGCCCAACTTCGCCTACGAGCTGTGCGCCCGCAAGGTCACCGACGCCGAGATCGCCACCCTGGACCTGAGCGGCTGGCGGGTGGCGATCAACGGTGCCGAGCCGATCAGGCGGGACACCCTGCGGCGCTTCGCCGAGCGGTTCGCCCCCGCCGGGTTCGACGCCGCGAGCCTGCACGTCGGGTACGGCATGGCCGAGGCCACCCTGGTCGTCTCCACCGGGCCGCTGTCGGTCGCCGACCCCGGCGTACAGGTGGGGGAGCGCCACTACGTGCGCTGCGGCACCCCGCTGGACGACACGGTCGTCCAGATCGCCGACCCCGACACCGGGCTGGCGCGGGAGCCCGGCGAGGTGGGCGAGGTGTGGGTGTCGGGGCCCTCGGTGGCGGCCGGCTACTGGCAGCGCCCCGACGCCACCGCCGAGACCTTCCACGCCCGGCTGCCGGGGCGCGAGGAGAGCTTCCTGCGTACCGGAGACCTCGGCGTGCTGGACGGCGACAGCGTGGTGATCGTCGGCCGGCACAAGGACCTGATCGTGCTCAACGGGGTCAACCACTACCCCCAGGACGTCGAGTACACCGTCGAGCGGGTCAGCCCCGCCGTGCGGGGCGGCTGCGGCGCCGCCTTCGCCACCGAGCCCACCGGCGACGTGCCGCAGGCCGAGGCCGCGGTGGTGGTCGCCGAGGTCACGGCCGCGACCGCGGGGGATCTCGGCGAGCTGATCACCGAGATCCGCCTCGCGGTGGCCAGGGAGCACGACGTGCTGCTCGACGGGGTGTTCCTGGTCGAGCCGCGCAGCGTCCCCAAGACCACCAGCGGAAAGATCCGGCGCCGCGAGTGCAGCGCCATGCTGGCGGAGGGCCGCTTCACCGTGCTGGCCGGATGGACCTCACCCGCCCTCGCGGACGCCGACCCGGTGGCGGCCGGGCGATGA
- a CDS encoding SDR family NAD(P)-dependent oxidoreductase gives MNGVVFVFPGQGAQWRGMGSALLEQEPVFAAAIRECEIALEPYTDRSVTDVLAGRADADRIDVVQPALFALQIGLARLWAANGVVPAAVVGHSLGEIAAAHVAGALTLAEAARVVGVRSRLYRRLSGAGAMALVGLGWEETAALVAEQNGHRGAAPGIPGVPGGGGTGAGRICLAAANAPGSTVVAGDHDAVHALVEQLRWEDVFCRLVGADVAGHSHHVDPLLPELREELAALVPNRAGIPLWSTVTGRPGAVLDADYWCRNLREPVLFWPVIRQLLDAGYDTFVELSPHPTLLSGLRDVDARLLASVHKEDGAAFAGSLARLREVELTADGPLGDHRVEGRPVFPGAGYLAAALEHSGALAGVEFHAPLLLDAPRRLATRLDGDSIDLTVEGRTHASASRATPQTVAHLELSPLRSRCATRIAAEELYSGFTARGMRYGPAFQRIEEVCTAPGESLARLRAASPLSRARDGELASGPWPYRLDVALLDACLQAAAPILAEGDDLYLPRGVARVSVLGEVGAARWAHARVASATGPGDDIGDGGGDVGDRAGDRAGDRGGDRGGAGGGAGGGAHPEADAAPYQNAGTGDGAEVTLDIDACDEDGRVVLALRGVRLHRIARGAGTGGWTYSTCWVPVEMGADEPFGGVVHRVEPGRPAEEALRSLLDLTRELIAQPEPDRLWVVTRNAQPVEPGDPVDPDAAAVWGMARTIRHEHPELRCTLIDLDGEHEPSCWTPADLGAGGGSSSRIPGDTDAGNEWSSPDSADLGGGHEPSSRIPADAEDERPTWRLAGENEVALRGGRPFAPRLTPRPAGPRGPHRLVQRTRQDLATLSLAEDVPRAPGAGEVLIRVHAAGLNFNDVLRGIGMLGEQPEPFGYGLECAGEVTAVGDDVTGLAVGSRVVALVAEIGAMASHVTVDARLAVPIPGDLDFTAAATLPAAYVTVVYGMERLARLEAGERVLIHAAAGGVGQAAVRLARRAGAEVLATAGSPGKRAWLREQGVRHVFDSRSLDFADQVLEVTGGAGVDMVVNCLAGQAVDEGLRILAPFGRFVELGKRDIAENRPLPLAPFAKSLSFHAVEAFSLAGRRPALVGAMLREVVDAVGAGELGPLPVTAFPAAEAEAAFRHMASARHIGKVVLTFDRPRLRADGTYLVTGGLGGLGLAAAEGLVRQGARHLALLGRSEPGQAARERIAALREQGVRVVVLAADVADAGALERALDGLRAQAPPIRGVLHAAGVLRDRTIAAVDLDEVAEVLRPKVAGTRNLHRLTCDDPVELFVLFSSAAGLLGSGGQAGYAAANAFLDGFAHWRRRRGLPATSVDWGVWSQIGLAARPDRAGRLADRGMGSIDTASGLRILAELLAELPAQVAVVPLDAPTWFANNPGHEHWSIFAGLAAGHAGAGRLSITTPQELERALVEWVAGVLRTSPAAIDPKTSLTRLGLDSLMAVELRNLLEARLGVRLPAPAFLDGPTVTELAGRVSAHLDDRPVGEIDTRDPMAARLDALSDAQVDALLDELLNDHIGGMA, from the coding sequence ATGAACGGTGTCGTTTTCGTCTTTCCCGGCCAGGGTGCCCAGTGGCGTGGCATGGGAAGTGCCCTGCTGGAGCAGGAACCGGTCTTCGCCGCGGCGATCCGGGAGTGCGAGATCGCGCTCGAACCGTACACGGACCGATCCGTCACCGACGTGCTCGCGGGCAGGGCCGACGCCGACCGGATCGACGTGGTCCAGCCCGCTCTCTTCGCCCTCCAGATCGGGCTGGCCAGGCTCTGGGCGGCCAACGGCGTAGTACCCGCCGCGGTGGTCGGGCACAGCCTGGGCGAGATCGCCGCCGCCCACGTGGCGGGCGCCCTGACCCTGGCGGAGGCGGCCAGGGTCGTCGGCGTACGCAGCCGGCTCTACCGCAGGCTCAGCGGGGCGGGCGCCATGGCGCTGGTCGGCCTCGGCTGGGAGGAGACCGCCGCCCTGGTCGCCGAGCAGAACGGCCACCGTGGGGCCGCACCCGGCATTCCCGGGGTTCCCGGTGGCGGTGGAACCGGCGCCGGCCGGATCTGCCTGGCCGCCGCCAACGCGCCCGGCTCGACGGTGGTGGCGGGCGACCACGACGCGGTCCACGCGCTCGTCGAGCAGCTCCGCTGGGAGGACGTCTTCTGCCGCCTGGTCGGCGCCGACGTCGCCGGCCACAGCCACCACGTCGACCCCCTCCTGCCGGAGCTGCGCGAGGAACTGGCCGCCCTGGTGCCGAACCGCGCGGGGATCCCGCTCTGGTCGACCGTCACCGGCCGCCCCGGCGCGGTGCTCGACGCCGACTACTGGTGCCGCAACCTGCGCGAGCCCGTCCTGTTCTGGCCGGTGATCCGGCAACTCCTGGACGCGGGCTACGACACGTTCGTCGAGCTCAGCCCGCACCCCACCCTGCTGTCCGGGCTGCGCGACGTCGACGCCCGGCTGCTGGCGTCCGTGCACAAGGAGGACGGCGCCGCCTTCGCCGGCTCGCTCGCCCGCCTGCGCGAGGTGGAGCTCACCGCGGACGGCCCTCTGGGCGACCACCGGGTCGAGGGCCGGCCGGTCTTCCCCGGCGCCGGATACCTGGCGGCCGCCCTGGAGCACTCCGGCGCGCTGGCCGGGGTGGAGTTCCACGCCCCGCTGCTCCTGGACGCGCCGCGCCGCCTGGCCACCCGGCTCGACGGTGACTCGATCGACCTCACCGTCGAGGGGCGGACCCACGCCTCGGCCTCCCGCGCGACCCCGCAGACCGTGGCGCACCTGGAGCTGTCGCCGCTCAGGTCCAGGTGCGCCACCCGGATCGCAGCGGAGGAGCTGTATTCGGGCTTCACCGCCAGGGGCATGCGCTACGGCCCGGCCTTCCAGCGGATCGAGGAGGTCTGCACCGCCCCCGGAGAGTCCCTCGCCCGCCTGCGCGCCGCCTCCCCCCTCTCGCGGGCCCGCGACGGCGAGCTCGCCTCCGGCCCCTGGCCGTACCGCCTCGACGTGGCGCTGCTGGACGCCTGCCTGCAGGCGGCGGCGCCCATCCTCGCCGAAGGCGACGACCTCTACCTGCCCCGGGGGGTGGCCCGGGTGTCGGTGCTCGGCGAGGTGGGCGCGGCCCGCTGGGCGCACGCCAGGGTCGCGTCCGCGACGGGTCCCGGCGACGACATCGGCGACGGGGGCGGCGACGTCGGCGACAGGGCCGGCGACAGGGCCGGCGACAGGGGCGGCGACAGGGGCGGTGCCGGGGGCGGTGCCGGGGGCGGCGCGCACCCGGAGGCGGACGCCGCTCCGTACCAGAACGCCGGAACGGGTGACGGGGCGGAGGTGACGCTCGACATCGACGCCTGCGACGAGGACGGCCGGGTGGTACTGGCACTGCGCGGGGTGCGGCTGCACCGGATCGCGCGCGGCGCCGGGACCGGCGGCTGGACGTACAGCACGTGCTGGGTGCCGGTGGAGATGGGCGCGGACGAGCCGTTCGGCGGCGTGGTCCACCGGGTCGAACCGGGACGGCCCGCCGAGGAGGCGCTGCGGTCGCTGCTGGACCTGACCCGGGAGCTGATCGCCCAGCCGGAGCCGGACCGGCTGTGGGTGGTGACCAGGAACGCCCAGCCGGTCGAGCCGGGCGACCCGGTGGACCCCGACGCCGCCGCCGTGTGGGGGATGGCGCGCACGATCAGGCACGAACACCCCGAGCTGCGCTGCACCCTGATCGATCTGGACGGCGAGCACGAGCCGTCCTGCTGGACCCCGGCCGACCTGGGCGCGGGAGGTGGATCGTCCTCCCGGATCCCGGGCGACACCGACGCGGGGAACGAGTGGTCCTCCCCGGACTCGGCCGACCTCGGCGGCGGGCATGAGCCGTCCTCCAGGATCCCGGCCGACGCCGAGGACGAGCGGCCCACCTGGAGGCTCGCGGGTGAGAACGAGGTCGCGTTGCGAGGCGGCAGGCCGTTCGCGCCGCGCCTCACCCCGCGACCGGCCGGGCCGCGCGGCCCGCACAGGCTCGTCCAGCGTACCCGGCAGGACCTGGCCACCCTCTCTCTGGCCGAGGACGTTCCCCGGGCGCCGGGGGCGGGAGAGGTACTGATCCGGGTACACGCCGCCGGGCTCAACTTCAACGACGTGCTGCGCGGGATCGGCATGCTGGGCGAGCAGCCGGAGCCGTTCGGCTACGGCCTGGAGTGCGCGGGCGAGGTGACCGCCGTCGGCGACGACGTCACGGGCCTGGCCGTAGGCAGCCGGGTGGTGGCCCTGGTCGCCGAGATCGGCGCGATGGCCTCGCACGTCACAGTGGACGCCCGGCTGGCCGTGCCCATCCCCGGTGATCTGGACTTCACCGCGGCGGCGACGCTCCCCGCGGCGTACGTCACCGTGGTCTACGGCATGGAGCGGCTGGCCCGGCTGGAGGCGGGGGAGCGGGTGCTGATCCACGCCGCGGCCGGAGGCGTCGGCCAGGCGGCGGTACGGCTGGCCCGGCGGGCGGGCGCGGAGGTCCTCGCCACCGCGGGCTCGCCCGGCAAGCGGGCCTGGCTCAGGGAACAGGGCGTCCGGCACGTCTTCGACTCGCGCTCGCTGGACTTCGCCGACCAGGTCCTGGAGGTCACCGGCGGCGCCGGGGTCGACATGGTGGTCAACTGCCTGGCCGGACAGGCCGTCGACGAGGGACTGCGGATCCTGGCGCCCTTCGGCCGGTTCGTCGAACTCGGCAAGCGCGACATCGCGGAGAACCGGCCGCTGCCGCTCGCCCCCTTCGCCAAGAGCCTGTCCTTTCACGCGGTGGAGGCGTTCTCGCTGGCCGGACGGCGCCCGGCGCTGGTCGGCGCGATGCTGCGCGAGGTGGTGGACGCGGTCGGGGCGGGCGAACTCGGCCCGCTGCCGGTGACGGCCTTCCCCGCGGCGGAGGCCGAGGCGGCGTTCCGGCACATGGCCTCGGCCAGGCACATAGGCAAGGTGGTGCTCACCTTCGACCGGCCCCGGCTGCGCGCCGACGGCACCTACCTGGTCACCGGAGGTCTGGGCGGTCTCGGCCTGGCCGCGGCCGAGGGGCTGGTACGGCAGGGAGCCAGGCACCTCGCCCTGCTGGGCAGGAGCGAGCCAGGGCAGGCCGCACGGGAGCGGATCGCCGCGCTCCGCGAGCAGGGCGTGCGGGTCGTGGTGCTGGCCGCCGATGTCGCCGACGCGGGCGCGCTGGAGCGGGCGCTCGACGGGCTTCGCGCCCAGGCGCCGCCCATCCGTGGTGTCCTGCACGCCGCCGGGGTGCTGCGCGACCGCACGATCGCCGCCGTCGACCTCGACGAGGTGGCCGAGGTGCTGCGCCCCAAGGTGGCCGGCACCCGCAACCTGCACCGGCTGACCTGCGACGACCCGGTGGAGCTGTTCGTGCTGTTCTCCTCGGCGGCCGGGCTGCTCGGCTCCGGCGGCCAGGCCGGTTACGCGGCGGCCAACGCCTTCCTGGACGGTTTCGCGCACTGGAGGCGGCGGCGGGGCCTGCCCGCCACCAGCGTCGACTGGGGCGTCTGGTCACAGATCGGGCTCGCCGCCCGGCCGGACCGGGCGGGCAGGCTGGCCGACCGGGGCATGGGTTCCATCGACACCGCGTCGGGCCTGCGGATCCTCGCCGAGCTGCTCGCCGAGCTGCCGGCCCAGGTGGCGGTCGTCCCGCTGGACGCGCCCACCTGGTTCGCGAACAACCCGGGACACGAGCACTGGTCGATCTTCGCCGGGCTGGCGGCCGGCCACGCCGGGGCCGGCCGGCTGAGCATCACGACCCCCCAGGAGCTGGAGCGGGCGCTCGTGGAGTGGGTGGCGGGGGTGCTGCGCACCTCACCGGCCGCGATCGACCCGAAGACGTCGCTGACCCGGCTGGGACTGGACTCGCTGATGGCCGTCGAGTTGCGCAACCTCCTGGAGGCCCGGCTCGGGGTGCGCCTGCCGGCCCCGGCCTTCCTCGACGGTCCCACCGTCACCGAGCTGGCCGGGCGGGTGAGCGCCCATCTGGACGACAGGCCGGTCGGCGAGATCGATACCCGTGACCCGATGGCGGCGCGGCTGGACGCCCTGTCCGACGCCCAGGTGGACGCCCTGCTGGACGAGCTTCTCAACGACCACATCGGAGGTATGGCATGA
- a CDS encoding amino acid adenylation domain-containing protein: protein MDEEFGSLASAFYEHVRRRPGALAVTDEHRSVSYAELAGAASEIRRSLDELGLVPGDRVGIFMRRSWRVVAAIVAVIGHGCTYVPLDPDYPAERVRFMAGDSELRAICADPDGPWPFAGVPRVEITGATGDVLPPVERSGEIPTHIIYTSGSTGTPKGVATPEGAVLELFRSARERFSFGPGDVWSWFHSHCFDFSIWEMWGALLHGGRVVAIPVAAGRDPRLLLTTLDTERVTVLCQVPSMFRYLAWAMEQSPRPLALRYLIFGGEAIDRDTIRAWMDLTGGREQIVNIYGPTETTVFSTCTVVDRAMVEDTSGPTNIGRALRHVRTAVVGADGHPVPTGTEGELWVGGTALATGYVGRPALNAEKFPVADLGDGRRRWYRTGDLVRQLESGAFEYLGRIDSQVKIRGFRVELGEIEAVLRRTPGVSDAAVIVRTPPGGEPLIVAYLVGTPLSPRELRSLCGERLPAHMVPARFRTVPLLPLNPNGKLDRLALEAAR, encoded by the coding sequence GTGGACGAAGAATTCGGCTCCCTGGCCTCGGCCTTCTACGAGCACGTGCGGCGGCGGCCCGGCGCACTCGCCGTCACCGACGAACACCGATCCGTGAGCTACGCGGAACTGGCGGGCGCCGCCTCCGAGATCCGCCGCTCGCTCGACGAGCTGGGACTGGTCCCCGGCGACCGGGTCGGCATCTTCATGCGGCGCTCCTGGCGGGTCGTCGCCGCCATCGTGGCGGTGATCGGCCACGGCTGCACCTACGTCCCCCTCGACCCCGACTACCCCGCCGAGCGGGTGCGGTTCATGGCCGGCGACAGCGAGCTGCGCGCGATCTGCGCCGACCCGGACGGGCCATGGCCGTTCGCCGGGGTGCCGAGGGTCGAGATCACCGGGGCGACCGGAGACGTGCTGCCGCCCGTCGAGCGCTCCGGTGAGATCCCCACCCACATCATCTACACCTCCGGCTCGACCGGGACCCCCAAGGGCGTCGCCACCCCTGAGGGCGCGGTGCTGGAGCTGTTCCGCTCCGCCCGCGAACGGTTCTCCTTCGGCCCCGGCGACGTGTGGAGCTGGTTTCACAGCCACTGCTTCGACTTCTCGATCTGGGAGATGTGGGGGGCGCTGCTGCACGGCGGGCGCGTGGTCGCCATCCCGGTCGCGGCCGGGCGCGACCCACGGCTGCTGCTGACGACACTGGACACCGAGCGGGTGACCGTACTCTGCCAGGTGCCCAGCATGTTCAGGTATCTGGCCTGGGCCATGGAGCAGAGCCCCCGGCCGCTCGCGCTGCGCTACCTGATCTTCGGCGGCGAGGCCATCGACCGCGACACCATCCGCGCCTGGATGGACCTGACCGGCGGGCGCGAACAGATCGTCAACATCTACGGTCCCACCGAGACGACGGTCTTCTCCACCTGCACGGTCGTGGACCGCGCGATGGTGGAGGACACCTCGGGGCCCACGAACATCGGCCGGGCGCTGCGCCACGTCCGCACCGCCGTCGTCGGCGCGGACGGCCACCCGGTGCCCACCGGCACCGAGGGCGAACTGTGGGTGGGCGGCACCGCCCTGGCCACCGGCTACGTCGGCCGCCCGGCGCTCAACGCCGAGAAGTTCCCGGTGGCCGACCTGGGCGACGGCCGGCGGCGCTGGTACCGCACCGGCGACCTGGTACGGCAGCTGGAGTCGGGGGCCTTCGAGTATCTGGGCCGCATCGACTCCCAGGTCAAGATCCGCGGGTTCCGCGTCGAGCTGGGCGAGATCGAGGCCGTGCTGCGGCGCACGCCCGGCGTGAGCGACGCGGCCGTGATCGTGCGGACCCCGCCCGGCGGCGAGCCGCTGATCGTCGCCTACCTGGTCGGCACCCCGCTCTCCCCCCGCGAGCTGCGCTCCCTGTGCGGCGAGCGGCTGCCCGCGCACATGGTCCCCGCCCGGTTCCGCACCGTTCCCCTCCTCCCCCTGAACCCCAACGGCAAGCTCGACCGACTCGCCCTGGAGGCAGCTCGATGA
- the ccrA gene encoding crotonyl-CoA carboxylase/reductase, which yields MTTAIRDAILSGESDPGHFEALAVPESYWGVTVHADEVDMFAGMRGEDKDPRKSLHIEEVATPEVGPGEALLAVMASSVNYNTVWSAIFEPVPTFGFLRRYGRRSELARRHDLPYHVLGSDVSGVVLRVGPGVTKWKPGDRVVAHCLSVELEDPEGHDDTMLDPQQRIWGFETNFGGLAELALVKANQLMPMSAHLTWEEAACSGLVNSTAYRQLVSRNGAAMKQGDTVLIWGASGGLGSYATQYALNGGATPICVVSSPAKAELARKAGASLIIDRSAEEFSFWLDEHTPDVAEWRRFGSRIRELTGGDDPDIVFEHPGRETFGASVYVCRRGGTVVTCASTTGFMHSFDNRYLWMSLKRVVGTHFANYHEAWQANRLVIRGRVHPTLSRTYALEQSAEAVHDVRRNTHQGKIGVLCLAPAEGLGVRDHELRERHLPAITRYRSS from the coding sequence ATGACCACCGCGATCCGAGACGCGATCCTGTCCGGCGAGAGCGACCCCGGCCACTTCGAAGCGCTGGCCGTACCGGAGTCCTACTGGGGCGTCACCGTGCACGCCGACGAGGTCGACATGTTCGCCGGGATGCGCGGCGAGGACAAGGACCCGCGCAAATCGCTGCACATCGAGGAGGTCGCCACCCCCGAGGTCGGTCCCGGCGAGGCGCTGCTGGCGGTGATGGCCAGCTCGGTCAACTACAACACCGTCTGGTCGGCGATCTTCGAACCGGTGCCCACCTTCGGGTTCCTGCGCCGCTACGGCCGCCGCAGCGAGCTGGCCCGCCGCCACGACCTCCCGTACCACGTGCTCGGCTCCGACGTCAGCGGCGTCGTACTGCGGGTGGGCCCCGGCGTCACCAAGTGGAAGCCCGGTGACCGCGTCGTCGCGCACTGCCTGTCGGTGGAGCTGGAGGACCCCGAGGGGCACGACGACACCATGCTCGACCCGCAGCAGCGGATCTGGGGATTCGAGACCAACTTCGGCGGCCTGGCGGAGCTGGCACTGGTCAAGGCCAACCAGCTGATGCCGATGTCCGCCCACCTGACCTGGGAGGAGGCCGCCTGCTCCGGGCTGGTCAACTCCACCGCCTACCGGCAGCTGGTCTCGCGCAACGGCGCGGCCATGAAGCAGGGCGACACCGTGCTGATCTGGGGCGCCTCCGGCGGGCTCGGCTCCTACGCCACCCAGTACGCGCTGAACGGCGGCGCCACCCCGATCTGCGTCGTCTCCTCCCCCGCGAAGGCGGAGCTGGCCAGGAAGGCGGGCGCCTCCCTGATCATCGACCGGTCCGCGGAGGAGTTCTCCTTCTGGCTCGACGAGCACACCCCCGACGTCGCCGAATGGCGGCGCTTCGGCAGCCGTATCCGCGAGCTGACCGGCGGCGACGACCCCGACATCGTGTTCGAGCACCCCGGCAGGGAGACCTTCGGCGCCAGCGTCTACGTCTGCCGGCGCGGCGGGACGGTCGTGACCTGCGCCTCCACCACCGGGTTCATGCACTCCTTCGACAACCGTTACCTGTGGATGAGCCTCAAGCGCGTCGTCGGCACGCACTTCGCCAACTACCACGAGGCCTGGCAGGCCAACCGGCTCGTCATCCGGGGACGCGTCCACCCGACCCTGTCGCGCACCTACGCCCTGGAGCAGAGCGCCGAGGCCGTGCACGACGTCCGCCGCAACACCCACCAGGGCAAGATCGGCGTGCTCTGCCTCGCCCCCGCCGAGGGTCTCGGCGTGCGCGACCACGAACTCCGCGAACGGCACCTGCCGGCGATCACGCGCTACCGGTCCTCCTAG
- a CDS encoding TIGR00730 family Rossman fold protein: protein MTSTILQPGAGVRGGGKPLEICVFCGAGRSNSQVIVDMARATGRLIGQRGHRLIYGGGGSGLMGEVAWAASETGATIRGIIPRFLYEREQAIAAPAQETHLTDSLHRRKEHMLRGADAFIALPGGYGTLDEILEVISATYLGMSEKPLVIVNAEGVWDGFISLVETLRRFELISRAGQPMFHSVTSPEEAVSLVERLTVPAT, encoded by the coding sequence ATGACCTCGACGATCCTCCAACCCGGCGCGGGTGTGCGCGGGGGCGGCAAACCACTGGAGATCTGCGTCTTCTGCGGCGCGGGCCGAAGCAACTCACAGGTCATCGTCGACATGGCCAGGGCGACCGGCAGGCTCATCGGGCAGCGCGGCCACCGCCTGATCTACGGCGGTGGCGGCTCCGGCCTGATGGGCGAGGTGGCGTGGGCCGCCTCGGAGACCGGCGCGACCATCCGGGGGATCATCCCCCGGTTCCTGTACGAGCGGGAGCAGGCGATCGCCGCTCCGGCGCAGGAGACGCACCTGACCGACAGCCTGCACCGGCGCAAGGAGCACATGCTGCGCGGCGCGGACGCCTTCATCGCGCTGCCCGGAGGCTACGGGACGCTGGACGAGATCCTTGAGGTGATCTCCGCCACCTACCTGGGCATGTCCGAGAAACCGCTGGTCATCGTGAACGCCGAGGGCGTCTGGGACGGCTTCATCAGCCTGGTCGAGACCCTGCGGCGGTTCGAGCTGATCTCCCGGGCCGGGCAGCCGATGTTCCACTCCGTCACCTCCCCCGAGGAGGCCGTCTCCCTCGTCGAGCGCCTGACCGTCCCGGCGACCTGA